TGTTTTGCGTACTCTCCAAGCCTCTCTGGCGATTTATTTTTACCTGATTTGTGTGTAATGCTGTGGTCTATTCCTGCACCCCTGTTTTGGAAGTAGCAATGACCTACCTTTTCGATGAGACCCTCCGTGTATCTAGTCGACCAGACTGCTCCGAGTTGGTCATCGGCGAGCCGTGGCTCCGAACCCGAGACATCGACGCGAACGACGAGCAGGCTGTCGTCGGTGTCGATCAGATCGTCCGCGGCATCGGGCGTCAGGTAGGGTGCGTACTCTCCGCCACCGGTGGTCGCAAGCGTGTAGAGCTTCCCGTAGAGGTACTGGATGTCCCGAAGCGAGCCGATTGGGGAGTCCGGCAACTCCTCGGCTAACTCCTCGTCGTCGTAGGCGTCGCGGAACGCTTTAGGCGAAAGCATCCTCCCCCTCGAGTTCGGTCTCACTCGGCCGGGTTCGATCCGTGACGTTTACGAATCCCAGCCCGAGCGAGTTTCGTTCTCCGAGACCAACGTCCAGCGCGAGGTTGAGATGCCTGCGATGGTGGTCGTTCCGGACGGTGTATTCGAACCGCCACTTGCTCAACACGTAGGTCATCTCCTGGCCTTCAGTCACCGTCACGGGCACGGCGAACGTCTTGATCAGTTCGTAGCCGTCGAAGAGGTCGCCGTCGACGTCGCTCGGCCCCGGCAGATACTCGGGTGCGAACAGCCGATGTTTCTTGTCGAGGTTCGCCTCGAGTTGTGCCACCAGTGGCTCGGTCGTATGTTCAGGCCTCCAGAAGACGGCTGTATCTCCTCCAGGGTGGTCGATTTCGTACTCCTCACATTGCCACGGCGGAATTCGCACCAGTAGTCCGGTGCCGGTCTCAAGCGTCCCTCGCGTCCCCGGCTCGCCGACGTCAGGTGCGAGTGCGCGGACGTCGTCGACGTGAAACGGCATCTCGCCGACGTTCAGCTCCCGATCCTCGAGCAAGTCCGCGGCCACGTGCGCGAGGAGTTCCTCGTCGTGGGAGGCGACGAGCAACGTTCGGTCGTCTCCCTCGCGCATGTCCCCGGGCGGGAACGGGTTCGACATCACGAACCCTGGCGGCTCGCCGGAGTCGTGGAGTTCGTCGTAGTCGGTCCCCCCGAGGGCCCGCCAGAGTCGTCCGCGTAACTTGTGGTGATACGTGTTGTCGTAGGCGGCGTCCGCTCGAGCGGACAGGTGTGCCATGATCCGCACCGTCAGTGACCCCTCCGGTTATCCCATACCATATGGCGGTCCAACGAACAGTCACTACAAAAATGTTATCCAGGGAACGTGAATAGGCTCACCAATCGTCTTTGGAGTGGGCCCACCTGTCCGCCCTCTCGAGTCCCGTCACTCCCAGTGACTTCGGTACTCGAAGTCGGCCGACCGATCGTCGAAGCGCTCGAGCCGAAGTCCCTCGAGCGGGAACGGTGCGTCCTCGCCGGTGACGAGCGACCGGACCGCCCGGCCGGTGATCGGCGACAGCATGACGCCGCGGCCGTGCAGTCCCGTTACCACGGTGAGGCCGTCGGGGGCCGCCTCGGGGGCGTCGACGATCGGCAGGCCGTCGGGCGAGGCGGTGTCTGCGGTCGGACAGCAGTCCTCCCGGCGGATGCGGCCGTCCTCGAGCCCTGTGAGCAACGGCGCGACCTCCTCGCACACCAGTTCGCGGAACGACTCCTGGACGCCCATCGGCGTTTCCTCGGGTGCCTCGAGCAGGTGTTCGTTCCCGCCGATCAGGACGTCGCCGCGGGGGGTCGGCCGCCAGTAGACGCGCATCGTCGGCTCGGAGCCGAGCGGGGCGTCGGCGAGGGAGGCGTCGGGCTCGAGGACGACTGCGTTCCAGCGCAGCGGGCGCACCGGGAGTTCGACGTACGGCGCGAGCTGTTCGCGGGCGCGCCAGCCAGTCGCGTAGACGACGTGGTCGGCGTCCAGGGGTCCGTACTCGGTCTCGACGCCGACGACCACGCCGTCCTCGACGCGCAGGCCGGTGACCGCGTGGTCGCGGTAGATGCCGGCGCCCTCGCGCTCGGCGAGCCACTTCAGCGTCGCGGCGTAGTCGGCGACGTTCAAAAATCCGGTGCCGTCGTAGACGATGCCGCCGGCGTACGCCGAGAGATCGTCGAACGCGTCGTAGCGCTCGAGCAGTTCGGCCTGCGTGAAGTACGTCCCGCCGTCGGGCGCGCGGTCGGTCCAGCCGTGGCTGTCGGTCCCCGGCACGAGCCGGACGGTCTCCCGTTCGGTAAACGAGAACGTTCCCTGTCCATCGAGGTCGCGCAGTCGCTCGAGCGCGAACCGGATCCACGCCTCGGGGAACGGCTCGAGGGCGAGCGAGATCATGCCCGAGGCGCGGGAGGTGGTGTCCGCGGCGACGCCACCCGCCTCGAGGACGATCACCTCGTGGTCGGGGGCGAGTTCGCTGGCGATGGCGAGTCCCGAGATTCCCGCGCCGACGACGACGACGCGTTCGCTGGCTGTCATAGGCGGGATGAGGCAATCGCTCGAGAAAACGCTGGTGGTCGCGGGAAAATCCCCGAATCAGTCGATGTGTCCTTCGCGCCGGAGCTGGGCGGCGTCCTGGCCGGTGT
This portion of the Natronobeatus ordinarius genome encodes:
- a CDS encoding NAD(P)/FAD-dependent oxidoreductase, whose amino-acid sequence is MTASERVVVVGAGISGLAIASELAPDHEVIVLEAGGVAADTTSRASGMISLALEPFPEAWIRFALERLRDLDGQGTFSFTERETVRLVPGTDSHGWTDRAPDGGTYFTQAELLERYDAFDDLSAYAGGIVYDGTGFLNVADYAATLKWLAEREGAGIYRDHAVTGLRVEDGVVVGVETEYGPLDADHVVYATGWRAREQLAPYVELPVRPLRWNAVVLEPDASLADAPLGSEPTMRVYWRPTPRGDVLIGGNEHLLEAPEETPMGVQESFRELVCEEVAPLLTGLEDGRIRREDCCPTADTASPDGLPIVDAPEAAPDGLTVVTGLHGRGVMLSPITGRAVRSLVTGEDAPFPLEGLRLERFDDRSADFEYRSHWE
- the cas6 gene encoding CRISPR-associated endoribonuclease Cas6 gives rise to the protein MAHLSARADAAYDNTYHHKLRGRLWRALGGTDYDELHDSGEPPGFVMSNPFPPGDMREGDDRTLLVASHDEELLAHVAADLLEDRELNVGEMPFHVDDVRALAPDVGEPGTRGTLETGTGLLVRIPPWQCEEYEIDHPGGDTAVFWRPEHTTEPLVAQLEANLDKKHRLFAPEYLPGPSDVDGDLFDGYELIKTFAVPVTVTEGQEMTYVLSKWRFEYTVRNDHHRRHLNLALDVGLGERNSLGLGFVNVTDRTRPSETELEGEDAFA